One segment of Purpureocillium takamizusanense chromosome 7, complete sequence DNA contains the following:
- a CDS encoding uncharacterized protein (TransMembrane:1 (n8-18c23/24o674-689i)~EggNog:ENOG503P6RZ~SECRETED:SignalP(1-23~SECRETED:cutsite=VSA-AE~SECRETED:prob=0.8579)), with translation MRVHVHPCLLLCAAVLLADSVSAAETQLPPRGLNRRHQPIFPSSNSSSSTSATASTWPPSALTSLTSTEPQDVSRQGPSSSPTSSSSSNVDANPAPPSPSTRSTWPPTVLPASSLTSDQLTNASASSSASGPATPGSPSSLSMTTPLRGNRTHTTTSSSTQPSNATLTISTSRSHNRTTTRPRGPVVSITIDCPATVNPSDCTGRGYLTVNYTRSDPAPTKKCTPISAGSRPLTEFSVVYTSTVTFYGNRSDYTPPYEPIRTPKYCTPTIVPAVPPAFSVSPKILPPGTEVSSHGNDQAHPSTFPDLITFITTDKNPSVVYPSDPVPNYSPTWGQVGDGGPGDGSHKTVGRGGNGGGDPHKTPDADSITATPHPTFKITAGSTQVVINEKTFAGLGPDQTSLVTVDGGTFTIYPNAVVGEGATVRKPPAPGTAVSVPTPTAAVVGGLPVTLSGSQAIVGGATMTIPETASTTVIDGHSISIGPGSLVVGGQSLSFKHVMLPRETDVVVSGGELLTAIGRSVVVVHSTTFTYGPGIPGTSQIIHDDTISIGPSGVIVHGTLIGGQSASPTTTSYEIVGGASITRIAPSLAVINGKTFTVGPGTEWTTTVIAGQTWTIGPTGVVGASMTFRYPFGTAVTTTISPTGTWLSDFPIETAGQNRGEDDNSGRSLRPNSLAGWTVFCIAIGVWVLA, from the exons ATGAGAGTGCATGTGCATCCGTGCCTGCTCTTATGCGCGGCTGTCCTGCTGGCAGACTCCGTATCTGCAGCGGAAACCCAACTGCCACCTCGAG GTCTCAACCGTCGCCATCAGCCAATCTTCCCCTCctccaacagcagcagcagcacctcggccACCGCATCTACATGGCCTCCGTCGGCTCTAACGTCCTTGACATCGACGGAGCCGCAGGATGTCAGTCGACAAGGCCCATCATCCTCCCCCACAAGCTCATCGAGCTCCAATGTGGACGCCAATCccgcaccaccatcaccatcaaccCGTTCCACATGGCCACCCACAGTATTGCCGGCTAGCAGTCTCACGTCGGACCAGCTCACCAATGCTTCCGCATCCAGCAGCGCTTCGGGCCCGGCGACACCTgggtcgccgagctcgctgTCGATGACGACCCCATTACGCGGTAACCGGACTCACACGACgacttcctcgtcgacgcagcCAAGCAATGCTACCCTCACCATTTCGACGTCGAGATCACACAACCGCACCACTactcgccctcgcggtcCCGTCGTCTCCATCACGATCGACTGTCCAGCAACCGTCAACCCGTCTGACTGCACGGGGAGGGGCTACTTGACCGTCAATTATACGAGAAGTGACCCTGCACCAACCAAGAAGTGCACGCCAAtctcggcgggcagcaggccaCTCACCGAATTCTCCGTGGTCTACACCTCCACTGTCACCTTTTACGGAAACAGGTCTGACTACACGCCGCCATATGAGCCCATACGAACTCCAAAATACTGCACGCCCACCATTGTCCCCGCTGTTCCACCGGCCTTCAGCGTAAGTCCGAAGATTCTCCCGCCGGGTACCGAGGTTTCGAGCCATGGGAACGACCAAGCCCATCCATCTACCTTCCCTGACCTCATCACATTCATTACAACGGACAAAAACCCGTCTGTTGTGTACCCATCCGATCCTGTTCCGAACTACAGCCCTACATGGGGTCAGGTTGGAGACGGTGGCCCCGGCGATGGTAGTCACAAAACCGTCGGGAGAGGCGGgaatggcggcggtgaccCTCATAAAACTCCTGATGCCGATAGCATCACCGCTACGCCGCACCCGACGTTCAAGATCACGGCTGGCAGCACACAAGTGGTCATCAATGAGAAGACTTTCGCGGGCCTCGGCCCGGACCAAACCAGCCTTGTGACCGTGGATGGCGGTACGTTTACAATTTATCCgaacgccgtcgtcggcgagggtgccACCGTTCGGAAACCCCCCGCCCCTGGTACAGCAGTCTCGGTGCCAACGCCAAcggccgccgttgtcggcggcTTGCCTGTCACCTTGTCGGGTTCCCAAGCCATTGTTGGTGGGGCCACCATGACGATACCAGAAACTGCCAGTACTACTGTCATCGATGGTCACTCTATCTCAATCGGTCCAGGTAGCTTAGTTGTGGGAGGCCAAAGCCTCTCCTTCAAACACGTCATGCTGCCCCGAGAGACGGACGTCGTGGTGAGCGGAGGAGAGCTCCTCACTGCCATTGGGCGCAGCGTGGTTGTCGTTCACTCCACGACATTTACGTATGGTCCCGGTATCCCGGGAACTTCACAGATCATACATGATGACACCATCTCGATCGGGCCGTCGGGCGTCATCGTGCACGGTACACTGATCGGCGGACAATCCGCGAGCCCGACCACGACATCGTACGAGATCGTAGGAGGTGCCTCCATCACACGAATCGCTCCATCCCTTGCCGTCATCAACGGCAAGACCTTTACCGTCGGGCCGGGGACCGAATGGACGACAACAGTCATAGCTGGCCAGACTTGGACCATAGGTCCGacgggcgtggtgggcgcgTCCATGACTTTTAGGTATCCCTTCGGCACAGCCGTCACCACGACGATTTCACCGACAGGCACGTGGCTAAGCGACTTCCCGATCGAGACGGCCGGACAGAATAGGGGCGAAGACGACAACTCAGGGAGGTCATTGCGGCCTAACTCCTTGGCTGGATGGACAGTGTTTTGCATAGCGATTGGCGTTTGGGTCTTGGCATAA
- a CDS encoding uncharacterized protein (TransMembrane:1 (o532-547i)~EggNog:ENOG503P6RZ), translated as MTTPLRGNRTHTTTSSSTQPSNATLTISTSRSHNRTTTRPRGPVVSITIDCPATVNPSDCTGRGYLTVNYTRSDPAPTKKCTPISAGSRPLTEFSVVYTSTVTFYGNRSDYTPPYEPIRTPKYCTPTIVPAVPPAFSVSPKILPPGTEVSSHGNDQAHPSTFPDLITFITTDKNPSVVYPSDPVPNYSPTWGQVGDGGPGDGSHKTVGRGGNGGGDPHKTPDADSITATPHPTFKITAGSTQVVINEKTFAGLGPDQTSLVTVDGGTFTIYPNAVVGEGATVRKPPAPGTAVSVPTPTAAVVGGLPVTLSGSQAIVGGATMTIPETASTTVIDGHSISIGPGSLVVGGQSLSFKHVMLPRETDVVVSGGELLTAIGRSVVVVHSTTFTYGPGIPGTSQIIHDDTISIGPSGVIVHGTLIGGQSASPTTTSYEIVGGASITRIAPSLAVINGKTFTVGPGTEWTTTVIAGQTWTIGPTGVVGASMTFRYPFGTAVTTTISPTGTWLSDFPIETAGQNRGEDDNSGRSLRPNSLAGWTVFCIAIGVWVLA; from the coding sequence ATGACGACCCCATTACGCGGTAACCGGACTCACACGACgacttcctcgtcgacgcagcCAAGCAATGCTACCCTCACCATTTCGACGTCGAGATCACACAACCGCACCACTactcgccctcgcggtcCCGTCGTCTCCATCACGATCGACTGTCCAGCAACCGTCAACCCGTCTGACTGCACGGGGAGGGGCTACTTGACCGTCAATTATACGAGAAGTGACCCTGCACCAACCAAGAAGTGCACGCCAAtctcggcgggcagcaggccaCTCACCGAATTCTCCGTGGTCTACACCTCCACTGTCACCTTTTACGGAAACAGGTCTGACTACACGCCGCCATATGAGCCCATACGAACTCCAAAATACTGCACGCCCACCATTGTCCCCGCTGTTCCACCGGCCTTCAGCGTAAGTCCGAAGATTCTCCCGCCGGGTACCGAGGTTTCGAGCCATGGGAACGACCAAGCCCATCCATCTACCTTCCCTGACCTCATCACATTCATTACAACGGACAAAAACCCGTCTGTTGTGTACCCATCCGATCCTGTTCCGAACTACAGCCCTACATGGGGTCAGGTTGGAGACGGTGGCCCCGGCGATGGTAGTCACAAAACCGTCGGGAGAGGCGGgaatggcggcggtgaccCTCATAAAACTCCTGATGCCGATAGCATCACCGCTACGCCGCACCCGACGTTCAAGATCACGGCTGGCAGCACACAAGTGGTCATCAATGAGAAGACTTTCGCGGGCCTCGGCCCGGACCAAACCAGCCTTGTGACCGTGGATGGCGGTACGTTTACAATTTATCCgaacgccgtcgtcggcgagggtgccACCGTTCGGAAACCCCCCGCCCCTGGTACAGCAGTCTCGGTGCCAACGCCAAcggccgccgttgtcggcggcTTGCCTGTCACCTTGTCGGGTTCCCAAGCCATTGTTGGTGGGGCCACCATGACGATACCAGAAACTGCCAGTACTACTGTCATCGATGGTCACTCTATCTCAATCGGTCCAGGTAGCTTAGTTGTGGGAGGCCAAAGCCTCTCCTTCAAACACGTCATGCTGCCCCGAGAGACGGACGTCGTGGTGAGCGGAGGAGAGCTCCTCACTGCCATTGGGCGCAGCGTGGTTGTCGTTCACTCCACGACATTTACGTATGGTCCCGGTATCCCGGGAACTTCACAGATCATACATGATGACACCATCTCGATCGGGCCGTCGGGCGTCATCGTGCACGGTACACTGATCGGCGGACAATCCGCGAGCCCGACCACGACATCGTACGAGATCGTAGGAGGTGCCTCCATCACACGAATCGCTCCATCCCTTGCCGTCATCAACGGCAAGACCTTTACCGTCGGGCCGGGGACCGAATGGACGACAACAGTCATAGCTGGCCAGACTTGGACCATAGGTCCGacgggcgtggtgggcgcgTCCATGACTTTTAGGTATCCCTTCGGCACAGCCGTCACCACGACGATTTCACCGACAGGCACGTGGCTAAGCGACTTCCCGATCGAGACGGCCGGACAGAATAGGGGCGAAGACGACAACTCAGGGAGGTCATTGCGGCCTAACTCCTTGGCTGGATGGACAGTGTTTTGCATAGCGATTGGCGTTTGGGTCTTGGCATAA
- a CDS encoding uncharacterized protein (COG:S~EggNog:ENOG503NXZ5): protein MQQEPTENPESRRQATVPEASSHLAHDGPFQHEADHLQRVRSADARSSRSSSPPPARLAFLDAVDADQLDERLRGLNLRDSRGNRHRPIAAGQRILDYENALTPPTPRQAMGFKVIKRSDSFSSVKLIDFPNEILTHVLSHLHPDSHASVALVSKRFYALVTTPHAWRMAFLRYFPGQTLLEKKSAKTEADVWSETASDVVRFETRYFCRLTPLATWRSEYLFRTRLIRSLARGKPGTSTSNIGSSGAGGSSGKKKGAVLTYNSKLPWLVTNVHAVFSNGKKPPQAIQGTADLGVATMSDPTSGRIERWGLQDPFTAAQLEEVAPNLVPYGLGDGPAAVPNVMDVSQPYGMLTGEGFPGGRAYFRGVDELCGRYLGGESGVVDTYADIPKIPEMSDAICSVWIAKSSAVLTATQSLCGMLTGSALGIVTAYSLGWDPSGPRHESGDMTARWVLSPGVPIISMKVDDAYSIKRKSSTRVWAVALNALGEVFYLTETPSAPSTRASGDDITRQAWLAGRSAYWHLIESTRRVARPDDLDKNALRGAYSPRSPSDSMELNKLQLAAEAREIEKFLRQKPAHFRKVCEGWDMRRRLDVDFAADDGAGAGEGIVVIDCGLADDTCACIRRFSRALAPTKVDDGTREVQSAAPSPGRDVPSLFGAVEPKASVISGSPEPVSPRPPPPTPSAPPSQNRGLHEWHCSKLELRNHVQTIITSSALDCSLQSQHTLAEDPLHVAAESGTSSTRVRSKGDSASFEIPGRRARPFAVGTKGGAVIVWDARHGLSESVFPIRIIQTDSPEVSSLAISALYLVHGGSDGLVQAWDTLASTTDPIRTLNARSNGRVPRHMMVLNPALHEGSYSAVGAIYLDPDPTSLRGVLSFGAFLRFWTYSSANHPAGRKRRLRHSDVHGRLASRRLGGAVSGYIAAEEAELRRENEQRAREQTRLRRRFGVGALGDLTEEEALRYAQMVSEEAYLQDEQRRASDSAADASLDTASSISETTADTATPEPSITDASPQVNNPVTDDESEFEQQIQQAIRLSLLEGVNDMGQSPRGNSSGDFEYAIKVKPKGGKKRKCSGSASSSPASHTPINDPGPGTSSPSANQDEDLAIALSLSMQAQRPSPLSSVPAVRRGRLHDEFPPLDSEGVGKGKGVTRWQ from the exons ATGCAACAAGAGCCCACCGAGAATCCAGAATCGCGTCGTCAAGCAACCGTCCCCGAAGCCTCCTCCCACTTAGCCCACGATGGCCCCTTTCAACATGAAGCCGATCACCTCCAGCGCGTCcgctccgccgacgcccgcagctctcgcagctcgtcgccaccacctgcGCGTCTCGCtttcctcgacgccgtcgacgccgaccagCTCGATGAGAGACTACGCGGGCTGAATCTGCGCGATAGTCGCGGGAACCGCCACCGCCCTATCGCCGCAGGTCAGAGAATCTTGGACTATGAAAATGCCCTGACGCCGCCCACACCAAGGCAGGCCATGGGCTTCAAGGTCATCAAACGCTCTGACTCATTCAGCAGCGTGAAGCTAATCGACTTCCCCAACG AGATTCTGACGCACGTCCTGTCCCATCTCCATCCCGATTCGCATGCTTCAGTCGCTCTGGTGTCGAAGCGCTTCTACGCGCTTGTGACAACGCCGCACGCATGGCGGATGGCTTTCCTGCGCTACTTTCCGGGGCAGACCCTGCTTGAGAAGAAATCCGCAAAGACAGAGGCGGACGTCTGGTCAGAGACGGCTTCAGACGTTGTTCGGTTCGAAACTCGCTATTTCTGCCGGTTGACGCCACTCGCAACGTGGCGTAGTGAGTACCTCTTCAGAACGCGCCTCATTCGCAGCTTGGCTCGCGGTAAACCCGGAACGTCTACCAGCAACATCGGGTCATCGGGAGCCGGTGGCTCATCTGGAAAGAAGAAGGGTGCCGTGTTGACGTACAACTCCAAACTTCCCTGGCTAGTCACAAATGTTCACGCCGTCTTCTCCAACGGGAAGAAGCCACCTCAGGCTATTCAGGGCACGGCAGATCTCGGCGTGGCGACAATGAGTGATCCTACCAGCGGTAGGATCGAGCGGTGGGGACTTCAAGACCCCTTCACAGCCGCtcagctcgaggaggtggcTCCGAACCTCGTGCCGTACGGCCTTGGTGACGGTCCTGCCGCCGTGCCGAACGTCATGGATGTGAGCCAGCCGTACGGCATGCTCACGGGTGAAGGCTTtcccggcggccgtgcaTACTTCAGAGGTGTGGACGAGCTATGTGGCCGCTACCTGGGCGGTGAGAGCGGCGTGGTCGACACTTACGCCGACATACCAAAGATCCCTGAGATGTCAGATGCCATCTGCAGTGTCTGGATAGCCAAGTCCTCGGCGGTCCTTACTGCTACGCAATCCTTGTGCGGGATGCTCACCGGCTCTGCCCTCGGCATTGTCACTGCGTATTCGCTTGGTTGGGATCCCAGCGGACCACGGCATGAAAGCGGCGATATGACGGCGAGATGGGTTCTGAGCCCCGGTGTGCCCATCATTTCTATGAAGGTTGACGACGCGTATAGCATCAAACGCAAGTCATCAACCAGAGTATGGGCCGTGGCTCTCAATGCTTTGGGTGAGGTGTTTTACCTGACGGAGACACCCTCAGCACCTTCGACTCGCGCCAGCGGTGACGACATCACTAGGCAGGCATGGCTTGCCGGGCGCTCAGCCTACTGGCACCTTATAGAAAGCACACGACGTGTTGCGCGCCCGGATGACCTTGACAAGAATGCTTTGCGCGGCGCGTACTCTCCCCGGTCCCCCTCGGATTCGATGGAGCTCAACAAACTGCAACTGGCCGCCGAAGCCCGGGAAATCGAGAAGTTCCTGCGCCAGAAGCCAGCGCATTTTCGAAAGGTGTGTGAGGGCTGGGACATGAGGCGGAGACTTGACGTGGacttcgccgccgacgacggtgctGGTGCGGGAGAGGGCATCGTTGTGATTGACTGCGGGCTGGCCGATGATACTTGTGCTTGCATTCGGCGATTCTCAAGGGCTCTGGCACCAACAaaagtcgacgacggcactCGCGAAGTGCAATCAGCTGCTCCCTCACCTGGGCGTGACGTCCCATCTCTCTTCGGAGCCGTCGAACCCAAAGCATCCGTCATCTCCGGCTCCCCTGAGCCCGTATCGCCCAGGCCACCTCCTCCGACACCATCAGCACCACCTAGCCAGAATCGAGGTCTCCATGAGTGGCACTGCTCTAAGCTGGAGCTCAGGAATCACGTTCAGACCATCATCACCTCCTCTGCTTTGGACTGCTCTCTGCAAAGCCAGCATACCTTGGCAGAAGACCCGCTTCACGTTGCCGCTGAATCGGGAACGTCGTCCACGAGGGTTAGATCCAAGGGAGACTCGGCCTCTTTCGAGATCCCGGGTCGCAGGGCGCGACCCTTCGCTGTTGGCACCAAGGGTGGTGCTGTGATAGTCTGGGATGCGCGCCATGGACTTTCGGAAAGCGTGTTCCCAATTCGCATCATCCAGACAGACTCGCCTGAGGTATCCTCGCTCGCAATTTCGGCGCTGTATCTCGTGCACGGTGGTAGCGATGGGCTCGTCCAGGCCTGGGACACGTTGGCATCGACGACCGATCCCATCAGGACCCTGAACGCTAGGTCTAATGGGCGTGTTCCGCGGCACATGATGGTTTTGAATCCGGCGCTTCATGAGGGCAGTTATTCCGCCGTGGGCGCAATTTACCTGGATCCGGACCCTACAAGCCTCCGGGGTGTCTTGTCCTTTGGTGCCTTTCTGCGTTTTTGGACATACAGCTCTGCGAACCACCCGGCGGGTCGCAAGCGTCGCCTTCGGCACTCTGACGTTCATGGCCGCCTGGCAAGTCGTCggctcggcggtgccgtgTCTGGCTACATTGCAGcggaggaggccgagctgcggcgTGAGAACGAACAGCGAGCACGGGAGCAGacccggctgcggcggcgtttcGGCGTAGGTGCCCTCGGAGACTTGACCGAGGAAGAGGCCTTGCGGTATGCACAGATGGTGTCGGAGGAGGCATACCTCCAGGATGAGCAGCGAAGGGCTAGTGACTCAGCTGCCGACGCGAGCCTCGATACCGCGTCCTCGATAAGCGAAACCACGGCAGACACAGCCACGCCCGAACCCAGCATCACGGACGCAAGCCCCCAAGTCAACAATCCAGTGACCGACGATGAAAGTGAATTCGAGCAGCAGATCCAACAGGCAATCCGCCTGTCGCTCTTGGAGGGCGTGAACGACATGGGCCAGTCACCCCGCGGGAACAGCTCTGGCGACTTTGAGTATGCTATCAAAGTCAagcccaagggcggcaagaagaggaaatgttcgggctcggcgtcttcgtcgcccgctAGCCACACCCCTATCAATGACCCCGGTCCTGGGACCTCGAGCCCATCTGCCAACCAGGATGAGGATCTGGCAATCGCGCTCAGCCTCAGCATGCAGGCCCAGAGGCCGTCACCTCTTTCATCAGTCCCCGCTGTCAGACGTGGGAGACTGCACGACGAATTCCCACCGCTGGATAGTGAGGGTGTTGGCAAGGGGAAAGGTGTCACGAGGTGGCAGTAA
- a CDS encoding uncharacterized protein (EggNog:ENOG503P2AR), with protein MSSRPKRDGPPSPGAKTKSTQTTKAVDSQRSIEAAAEEGVIRVSRTELLEQRAKKLAERYGLEFRLWDWMTGAEDDTVLRVDKPIRIRVRRTCHLCDTTFTASEECSGCQHVRCAECPRFPPKRTEAEKAANRERKDAVGREHRDNPRIVADLYYDGGHVVLKRPSRTGGQDLIHRKPRQRVRRTCHECQTLFMPASKKCEGCGHMRCTDCPRDPPKKDKYPFGYPGDAFGPNSIPRYECQRCETLFPEDVYNGVKCAKCGTPMSGESPRALPRKIEPEPDPGVLKMLQARLDSLKVS; from the exons ATGAGCTCACGTCCCAAGAGGGATGGCCCTCCGTCACCGGGCGCCAAGAC CAAATCAACCCAAACGACCAAGGCTGTCGACAGCCAAAGGAGTATTGAAGCAGCTGCAGAGGAAGGTGTCATCAGAGTCTCCAGGACTGAACTGCTCGAGCAGCGGGCCAAGAAGCTCGCGGAGCGTTACGGCCTCGAATTCAGACTCTGGGACTGGATGACGGGCGCAGAAGACGACACGGTCCTACGCGTAGACAAGCCAATACGCATCCGCGTCCGCAGAACGTGCCATTTGTGCGACACGACCTTCACCGCGTCCGAAGAGTGCTCTGGCTGCCAGCACGTTCGCTGCGCCGAATGCCCACGCTTCCCGCCAAAGCGaaccgaggccgagaaggctGCCAATCGAGAACGAAAAGACGCAGTCGGTAGGGAGCACAGGGACAACCCACGAATCGTTGCCGACTTGTAttacgacggcggccatgtcgtTCTCAAGCGTCCGAGCAGGACTGGTGGGCAAGATCTCATTCACCGGAAGCCACGGCAGCGCGTCAGAAGGACGTGCCACGAATGCCAGACGTTGTTCATGCCTGCCAGCAAGAAATGCGAGGGCTGCGGGCACATGCGGTGCACTGATTGCCCCAGAGATCC ACCGAAGAAGGACAAGTACCCCTTTGGCTATCCCGGCGATGCATTTGGTCCCAACAGCATTCCCCGTTACGAATGCCAGCGTTGCGAGACGTTGTTCCCGGAGGATGTCTACAATGGCGTCAAGTGCGCCAAATGTGGTACTCCAATGTCTGGCGAATCGCCCAGGGCACTGCCACGCAAGATtgagccagagccagacCCTGGTGTTCTGAAGATGCTGCAAGCGCGGTTAGACAGCCTGAAGGTCTCTTAA
- a CDS encoding uncharacterized protein (COG:S~EggNog:ENOG503P2T9) has translation MAELKDFDVKRILRSDGADSGPGYWPAPAPSAAKKTAKEAPASAPRQKAHMVRLEDDDPRFIEWRIKLGILLKQELALNPDEGNPWYLQFPRGYWLYEKSKHLWVSGYPIKGKLYKTPQEFGLHLLWLMGTSADYHDCCCIHCNVPATKPAVAVETAVPLPMPAAPAAASKNPSIPHKVTPVPLPTFPGQLKPKEPANGSETQKQTQVPIPNPAGAHPGQPPAPSRSQAQLQGQTRSQGQPQTAQLQQPQPQPQSQPQPQMQPQPPPQSQPPSHSQPQSQAQAQSRPPKWSLQSPLLFRSGELVWYQNGNSWRLGVISAPGDDRFEVTPIGHEVVPQQPVEKKAKEMRPFHAFSVPGVSMPELQGKPFDATPWVDIFNYAGQDRGKRNNLLLDASKMAASKIDTSFSFWSPLSQDMQGETVPFYGCFLGAERIELGDCLRVNPVAGDSSMSWNDTSVLGVRRIMLRTVSPQRSIVLIGAIYQVVKADDPYGQPVPIEDLPVPLQEETRWRNAVRPEQPCRWSLVKEDAVLEERNIRGRFYPTHHIMPILNEAAFNAAVAERNFDNQYPYLNNRLDGAGGYVGFCVNRRDALGASVAASTRLRLEPFVREMERGGGNPAATQ, from the exons ATGGCCGAGCTAAAAGACTTTGACGTCAAGCGCATCCTGCGCAGTGATGGCGCAGACTCCGGCCCCGGGTACTGGCCGGCACCCGCTCCGAGCGCCGCGAAGAAGACAGCAAAAGAGGCACCGGCGAGTGCCCCACGGCAAAAGGCGCACATGGTTCGACTTGAGGATGACGACCCCCGCTTCATCGAGTGGAGGATCAAGCTCGGCATCTTGCTCAAGCAAGAACTGGCCCTGAACCCGGATG AAGGGAATCCATGGTACCTCCAGTTCCCACGGGGCTATTGGCTTTACGAGAAGTCGAAGCACTTGTGGGTGTCGGGGTATCCTATCAAGGGGAAGCTTTACAAGACGCCGCAGGAGTTTGGGCTGCATTTGCTCTGGCTTATGGGCACGTCGGCGGATTATCATGATTGCTGCTGCATTCATTGCAACGTGCCAGCGACGAAACCGGCTGTGGCCGTGGAAACTGCCGTGCCGTTGCCCATGCCTGCCGCCCCTGCGGCTGCTTCGAAGAACCCCAGCATCCCCCACAAAGTGACTCCTGTCCCGCTGCCGACCTTCCCGGGACAACTGAAGCCGAAGGAGCCCGCCAACGGATCCGAGACGCAAAAGCAGACCCAGGTGCCTATACCGAATCCCGCCGGCGCACATCCCGGACAGCCTccggcgccctcgcgctcgcaGGCTCAGCTACAGGGGCAGACGCGTTCGCAAGGACAGCCCCAGACGGCTCAACTCCAGCAACCTCAACCTCAACCTCAATCTCAACCGCAACCTCAAATGCagccacaaccaccaccccaaTCGCAACCACCATCACATTCACAGCCGCAGTCACAAGCCCAGGCGCAATCTAGACCTCCGAAGTGGAGCTTGCAATCACCGCTGCTGTTCAGATCAGGCGAGCTTGTCTGGTATCAGAATGGCAATTCTTGGCGACTAGGTGTCATCAGCGCACCGGGCGACGACCGCTTCGAGGTCACACCTATAGGGCACGAGGTGGTCCCACAGCAACCCGTGGAGAAGAAAGCCAAGGAGATGCGACCCTTTCATGCATTCAGTGTTCCCGGTGTATCAATGCCGGAGCTGCAGGGCAAGCCATTCGACGCGACGCCGTGGGTCGATATCTTCAATTACGCCGGCCAGGATCGAGGGAAGCGCAACAATTTGCTTCTTGACGCGTCGAAGATGGCCGCTTCCAAGATCGACACGTCATTCTCCTTCTGGAGCCCCCTGTCCCAGGACATGCAGGGCGAGACGGTCCCGTTTTACGGAtgcttcctcggcgccgagcgcatcgagctcggcgacTGTCTGCGCGTGAACCCGGTTGCGGGAGACTCCTCCATGTCCTGGAACGACACTTCCGTGCTTGGCGTCCGCCGCATCATGCTGCGCACCGTGAGCCCGCAGCGCTCCATTGTTCTCATCGGCGCCATCTACCAAgtcgtcaaggccgacgacCCCTACGGGCAGCCTGTCCCCATCGAGGATCTCCCGGTCCCCCTGCAGGAAGAGACACGGTGGCGCAACGCCGTGCGGCCGGAGCAGCCCTGCCGCTGGTCGCTCGTCAAGGAAGacgccgtgctcgaggagcgTAACATCCGCGGCCGCTTCTACCCGACGCACCACATCATGCCCATCCTCAATGAGGCCGCGttcaacgccgccgtcgcggagcgCAACTTCGACAACCAATACCCCTACTTGAACAACCGCCTTGACGGAGCCGGGGGCTATGTAGGGTTTTGCGTCAATAGACGTGATGCCCTAGGTGCGTCTGTGGCTGCGAGCACGCGACTGCGCTTGGAACCCTTCGTACGAGAGATGGAGCGCGGAGGCGGAAACCCCGCGGCAACTCAATGA